Genomic segment of Danaus plexippus chromosome 5, MEX_DaPlex, whole genome shotgun sequence:
ttaagtataaaataaagttattcttGTTCATATTACACGACTATTTAATTTGGTTACTTTGATTGAAATCTATCTAATTTAGACGCAGAATGAGGTAGAATTCTAATCAGTGACATATATGAATTGCTTCTATTTCTAGTTTACTTAGTAACTTGAGTATGTTGATATTTATTCctgtaaagtatttatttatgtagtatACTCAAATTatgctataaataaaagatatttctgaaataaatgaaattaataaatttaatgtgtaCCAATTGTAAACGTGGTGTATGGTTGTAGACATTTTCTTAGATATTGGAAAATCTATGTGGTTCTCTGTTAGATATGAATAATCCCATATTCCCATCGCGACATTTAGCACACATTTggaattttcatacaaaaattaattattatgtaacttttataactttttctttatagtTGTAGAAAGCTACGTAGGTTCTACGTTATCATTGCGGGGCCTTAAGCGGACTGATATGGGTACATATCTCTGCATAGCTGCAAACGGAATTCCACCCACGAAGAGTCGAAGATATGAAGTTTCTGTGTTTTGTAAgtgtcatattatattaacgtaaaaaacaaatatttttaataaaaataaatcttagaaaatatttttatgattttgacAATTGTcaactttttttctttttattacaattagtaagttttgtttttaagttgTTACTTACATACGCTACTCGTATTAAGGTCTTTTTAAATCCGTCTttagcatttttatttgatatgtgatatttgtaaataatttctgGTCCAACGTCAACAGAGTAAAAGTTTCCACTTTGTTACATttgatgtatgtattttatttcaaacatgtACAAATCAAACACTTCctgtaaatatttcatgaagCTAGTCtttaaaaacacatatttaaacgattttatagcttctaatgttatataaatctcataaatttatcatataaagcAATACAAGCTTTATTTCATCAGAAACAGAACTGATTGACTTTACAGACGTGAAAATAGATGGCGCTAAAATTAATCTAGTTACGTTGTCGTAAAAATATTGctgaaattatgaataaagaaTATGAGTATCGAAAAAATATCAGAATCATAAGCAGACATGAAATGTAGTAGGCATGACATGTAGTAGTAGTAGCTAGGATATTGTTGGATGGCACAAACATACCTAAATGTGTTTGTTATCACCAGTCGAGCCGATCGTGCGTGTTGCCAGCTTGGTTGTATGGCGTGCCGCAGACATGCAAGTCACACTCCAATGCTACGTGGAAGCCTCCCCAAAAGCTCTGACAATGTGGCAACGAGGGAAATCACAAACAGGTACTCACAGTGCTTTGCattcaaaaatgttatattcaaattaaaccgTAAGTCagatgtttaaaattgttaaaagaattCACTTTATAACATGAAGGCGTATTCCTcggcatttattaaaaaaatgattacaaaagggtaatttttttttaatgaaaatacattAGATACACTTGTTCAAATTCGATTGAAGATCAAGAAAGTTATTCATTAGTTCTGTTCTTCGTGCATATGTATTTGCATGACATAGTTATTCagcaaattaaattgaactaGGATGTAATATAGTGAACTTTTTAACGatgaatttgaaaaacatGCTTTACTCCAGTAATCACGTATaatgtttgatattaatagaataaaactacaaataggtcattttaaatattaataattttataataaccgttagaatgtttattaaaatgataataatggtagtagaactttaatttaaatctatacatatatatatatatatatatatatataattttatataattttatatatatatatgtttttcttcTAAAAACATAAAGCATGTTTTCATAACATACAGTTCCAATGTCTATtactaaaaagtttataagtaacataacaattaaaacaattttatgctgaagagaattttatcatttaatttaaatagatagaATATTTATGGAAGTACTAAGctgaataaagaatatatttcgtCAGAGAATTCACGTATGAATTCAgtacacaataaaaatgtaagcaTATTACGTCACAGGTGCAAAGCTGTTGAACAGTTCCAAGTACATAATATCGGAAGATTTCCTGAACGAGTATGCTATGAAAATGAACCTGACGATAAACCGCCTCAAAAGGAACGACTTCGGGGAATATACCTGCTCCGCAGCTAATGCTTATGGGAAGGCGAATGTTACTATAACGTTAAAAGGTTTgttttcatgtttattattatcgacattcatattataatttaaatacttcaaaTGTGTATTACAGGCAAaagttatgttaaattttaaattattttctattgcaattagatttttttctttcgcTTTCCGAAATATTGGCCCTTTgggtttgttattttattgtatatcaatacataatttaacatCTTTTTGCTTAAGAAACGCTATTTTGGCAACTTAATTTGTTATTCTCTTCGATCTACGAATTAGATAATGTGTAAAGATCGGAtttttttgaacaaaataGATGttcctaaaatttttttggttaacaTCAGGAAGTCTGTCGTAAGACATAATTTACAgtgacataatatataattcgtaGTCAAATTCggaacttaatttttaaaataaatatatgaatgtatgtACTTATacgtatacatacatttagatatgaaaatattttcgaatgcTACTTGCGTACTTTCGTCGTGTGTTTGAAATGGAgctattaacattaattaattgcgtcaaacacaatttttatgaaataattgaaagtcggattgaaaatcaaaaattttatcaatattatcaaatgtaatccgaatatatatttatatatttttttggaagtGACTTCGTTTTTTAGCgttcaaaaacttaaattttgtatcatatattataactatcatATATCGTGACTTAAAACGAACTAAAGATATCTTGTGTTTTTCATCAGAAACGCCGCAGAAGACAACAACCACGACCACGACGACGACCACGACCACTACAACGGAGATGATCACAACCACGGTCATTTCTACCACGCGTTCGCCCAAACGACACTACAAGAAACAACCGGATAGAAACAAGAACGCACTTGATATTGAACTGATGCATGGCAATTCTATAAACGTTTACAATTTTAACTCCCACGGAAATAATTCTCATAACGAATACGCTCAGAGGACGGAACGACAAAAAGTACGACCTTCGGGGCCACCACGACATTACATCGTATATAATAAAGCATCCCGATATGAAACATCTATTTCTGTACTGATAATATTAGCGTTCttgtaaactatatttttatataataggtgATAAAAATGGCTGTTGAATTATTAGATTAAAGGTTGTTGAAGACGATTCTGTTTGTACAATGTTGACATTGTTGTGTAAATCGTAACTGACAGTCTGTATTGTAAGGTAGATACCAgctttaatttaagtataatttaagtaaaagacaataaatacaatacatgtACGTCTCGAGTCCAAAGTACATATGCGATTAGATTCAATATCAAAAGGGCCATATCaacttttattgaatattttcatagcGATTAAcacgttttgtttaaaactatttctgcaatacgatatattttgatgtgaattttgtaattacaatttatgcaaatttttaaacttagtgCGGTCTAGAGACTAATTACCTACTATTGATGTTCTTAATCATGTTAtgtctttaattaatattatattactgcgTGTAAGTAATGCATGTTACGAATTtagattaaattgaatatgaCAATACgattgtaaatgtaatgacaaTAACAGAGACCAAAGAAATGAAggtatatttgtaaaacttgtattaaatatgaggTTATCAGTAGTATGAGCTGAATAAATCTGGCAAGGTTATCCATTTAGTACGTTTATAATAACTGATAGCTCCtacttttgtaatattaatgaactaATGCGAATGTTTAgatagtttttgttatatatatctcaTACTAAGAGCAAAAACCTTGTAGCTGCTTGATAAGTTTTTGGGACGTGTTAcctcttttaatatataataacaagtgacattagtctCCGCTTTTAAGTaacttattttacattataggAAACGAAATGAtgctatacataaaaaaattgtcttccGAATAGCTGTAATGGTGTATCGGTTCAAAGTTACGAGCGTTCTCGTAATGGTTCTTTTGGACATCTACTAtgtattatagtatataatggAAGTGTATTGGAAACTGCAAAGAATTTACGATAGATTTAGATAATTAGCATAATTATGCTTTGTAACATCACTGTACTGATTTAATGAAGTCTAGTGAATAGgacggatttttttatttacaaatagatTGCTTGTGCCATTATTGCGAACATTTTTGAATTtcgcaaaaaataatataaatatttattttatgtgtattatgaaatattagatCATAGATTACGTGTTTctgaaaatctttataaatagagtgttttaacttacaat
This window contains:
- the LOC133320790 gene encoding lachesin-like; its protein translation is MLKTEARVFVQRFDDFKWQILIAVGLLSRRTVVKINIVKSQLQGSGYGEAEPEFLSPLENITVAQGRDVHFTCTVNHLGSYKVAWIKSDTKTILAIHTHMVTLNPRLSVTHNGHNTWKLYISNVEPKDSGTYMCQINTDPMKSQMGHLSVVIPPDIADDDGSEAGATEGGSVELRCTATGVPEPTMSWKRSGGRNIIFRDDSGKEIKVVESYVGSTLSLRGLKRTDMGTYLCIAANGIPPTKSRRYEVSVFFEPIVRVASLVVWRAADMQVTLQCYVEASPKALTMWQRGKSQTGAKLLNSSKYIISEDFLNEYAMKMNLTINRLKRNDFGEYTCSAANAYGKANVTITLKETPQKTTTTTTTTTTTTTTEMITTTVISTTRSPKRHYKKQPDRNKNALDIELMHGNSINVYNFNSHGNNSHNEYAQRTERQKVRPSGPPRHYIVYNKASRYETSISVLIILAFL